The Clostridium septicum genome contains a region encoding:
- a CDS encoding PHP domain-containing protein translates to MNYSVDLHTHTIISGHAYSTLLENVNFCTKKGIKILGTSEHGPAMPGAPHIWYFHNLRVLPRTINDVIILKGCEANIIDSNGNLDIKTTSSAQLDYLIASLHEACFPPKSKEENTNAVLKVMDNYKEIEILGHLGNPNYELDYKKILKKALEKDIMIEINNSSLLGKSRKGSDIICKEIALLCKKYGNKIILSSDAHFGSLIGNFDLAIKMLNSIDMPNDQIMNNPDKLIRHLKNKGRLLDLSY, encoded by the coding sequence ATGAATTATTCAGTTGATTTACATACACATACTATAATAAGCGGACATGCTTACAGCACTCTTTTAGAAAATGTTAATTTTTGCACTAAAAAAGGTATTAAAATTCTTGGAACATCTGAGCATGGTCCAGCCATGCCTGGTGCTCCTCACATATGGTATTTTCATAATTTACGTGTTTTACCTAGAACTATAAATGATGTAATTATTTTAAAAGGTTGTGAGGCTAATATTATAGACTCTAATGGTAACCTAGATATAAAAACTACATCATCTGCTCAATTAGATTATTTAATTGCTTCTTTACATGAAGCCTGTTTTCCCCCTAAATCGAAAGAGGAAAATACAAATGCTGTTTTAAAAGTAATGGATAATTATAAAGAAATAGAAATCTTAGGACATCTTGGTAATCCAAATTATGAATTAGATTACAAAAAAATATTAAAGAAGGCTCTAGAAAAAGATATAATGATTGAAATAAATAATAGCTCTTTACTTGGAAAATCTAGAAAAGGAAGCGATATTATATGCAAAGAAATCGCTTTACTTTGTAAAAAATATGGCAATAAGATTATTTTAAGTTCTGATGCACACTTTGGCTCTCTTATAGGTAATTTTGATTTAGCAATAAAAATGTTAAATTCAATAGATATGCCAAATGATCAAATTATGAATAATCCTGATAAGTTAATTAGACATCTAAAAAATAAAGGAAGACTTTTAGATTTAAGTTATTAA
- a CDS encoding DUF1294 domain-containing protein: protein MYNILKIYFITINLFAFIIMFIDKQKAIKKQWRISENNLVLIAILGGSVGEYISMHIFRHKTHHIKFTFGIPFIIFLQLLIVFLYLLK, encoded by the coding sequence ATGTATAATATATTAAAAATTTATTTTATAACAATAAATTTATTTGCTTTTATTATAATGTTTATAGATAAACAAAAGGCTATAAAAAAACAATGGCGAATAAGTGAAAATAACTTAGTTTTAATAGCAATATTAGGTGGTAGCGTAGGTGAATATATTAGTATGCATATTTTTAGACATAAGACTCATCATATTAAATTCACATTTGGAATACCCTTTATAATATTCCTACAACTATTAATTGTATTTCTATATTTATTAAAATAA
- the hisS gene encoding histidine--tRNA ligase produces MEIKAPKGTKDMLPQDAYKWHFVEETFKNTAKFYGMREIRTPIFEHTELFLRGVGDTTDIVQKEMYTFNDKGNRSITLKPEGTAPIVRAFIENRLFNEAQPTKLYYSIPCFRYENVQKGRLRQFHQVGTEVFGSKEPSMDAEVIAFAMNVLKNLGLNSLSLNINNLGCPKCRPNYNEALKKYLKENYDSLCPLCKTRFEKNPMRILDCKEKKCNEITKNAPIILDYMCEECNTHFTDVKKYLDALEVSYTVDPGIVRGLDYYTKTIFEILNDDFTVCGGGRYDRLIEELGGPEMPSVGFAMGVERLIMTLENEGIDIPNENLFDLYIGARGDEAKLAAFTIANKLRNFNIKTEVNHMGRSVKAEMKYANKIGALFTTILGEDELQNKTIKLKRMSDGEQFEVDLDNIEEIAKVLK; encoded by the coding sequence ATGGAAATTAAGGCACCTAAGGGTACTAAAGATATGTTGCCTCAGGATGCATATAAATGGCATTTTGTTGAGGAAACATTTAAAAATACGGCTAAGTTTTATGGGATGAGAGAAATCAGAACTCCTATATTTGAACATACAGAGTTATTTTTAAGAGGTGTAGGTGATACTACAGATATAGTTCAAAAGGAAATGTACACTTTCAATGATAAAGGTAATAGAAGTATTACATTAAAGCCAGAAGGAACTGCACCTATAGTTAGAGCTTTTATAGAAAATAGATTATTTAATGAAGCTCAACCAACAAAGCTTTATTATTCAATACCATGCTTTAGATATGAAAATGTACAAAAGGGTAGACTAAGACAATTCCACCAAGTAGGTACAGAAGTATTTGGTTCAAAGGAACCTTCAATGGATGCAGAAGTAATAGCTTTTGCTATGAATGTATTAAAGAATTTAGGGTTAAATAGCTTAAGTTTAAATATAAATAATTTAGGATGCCCAAAGTGTAGACCAAATTATAATGAGGCATTAAAGAAGTATTTAAAAGAAAACTATGATAGTTTATGTCCTTTGTGTAAAACAAGATTTGAAAAGAATCCAATGAGAATTTTAGACTGTAAAGAAAAGAAATGTAATGAAATCACAAAGAATGCTCCAATAATATTAGATTATATGTGTGAAGAATGTAATACTCACTTTACAGATGTAAAAAAATACTTAGACGCATTAGAAGTTTCATACACTGTTGATCCTGGTATAGTAAGAGGTTTAGATTATTATACAAAAACAATTTTTGAAATATTAAATGATGATTTTACAGTATGTGGTGGCGGAAGATATGATAGACTAATTGAAGAACTTGGAGGTCCAGAAATGCCTTCAGTTGGATTTGCCATGGGAGTTGAAAGACTTATTATGACACTTGAAAATGAAGGAATAGATATTCCAAATGAAAATCTATTTGATCTTTATATAGGGGCTAGAGGTGATGAAGCAAAACTTGCTGCATTTACTATTGCTAATAAATTAAGAAACTTTAACATTAAAACAGAAGTAAATCATATGGGAAGAAGTGTTAAAGCTGAAATGAAATATGCAAATAAAATTGGGGCTTTATTTACTACAATTTTAGGTGAAGATGAGCTTCAAAATAAAACTATTAAGCTTAAGAGAATGAGCGATGGTGAACAATTTGAAGTTGATTTAGACAATATAGAAGAAATAGCTAAAGTGCTAAAATAG
- the aspS gene encoding aspartate--tRNA ligase codes for MGESLGGLKRTMMCGDVRESNVSQKITLMGWVQRNRKLGGLQFIDLRDRAGIMQIVFGEEINAEAFEKAKTVKPEFCIAVTGEVVLREAPNKNMETGLVELKCESIKILSESDTPPIYIKEDLDAAENIRLKYRYLDLRRPDMQRIFMIRNRTTKAVRDYLDNTGFLEVETPMLTKSTPEGARDYLVPSRNYPGMFYALPQSPQIFKQLLMVSGFDKYYQIVKCFRDEDLRANRQPEFTQIDLEMSFVEEDDVMALNEGLVAHVFKEVAGVDVKLPIRRMEFKEAMEKYGSDKPDLRFGMEITDLSEVVTNVDFKVFSDALANGGSVRALCVKGGASMGRKDIDRLGEFVKTFKAKGLAWIALKEEGIKSPIAKFLKEEEMNSIIETMSAETGDIILIVADKNSVVFQSLGQLRLELAKKLDLIKDKNEFNFCWITEFPLFEYDEEEGRYHAAHHPFTSPMDEDLDMLETDPGKVRSKAYDLVLNGEELGGGSIRIHNSKLQERMFKALGFTEESAKERFGFLIDAFKFGPPPHGGLAFGLDRMIMFLAGTENIKDVIAFPKNQNAYCYLSEAPNIVDEKQLEELGLDIKVKEEE; via the coding sequence ATGGGTGAGTCTTTAGGTGGCTTAAAAAGAACCATGATGTGTGGAGATGTTAGAGAATCTAATGTTTCACAAAAAATAACACTTATGGGATGGGTTCAAAGAAATAGAAAATTAGGAGGTCTTCAATTTATAGACCTTAGAGATAGAGCTGGAATAATGCAAATAGTTTTTGGTGAAGAAATTAATGCAGAAGCTTTTGAAAAGGCTAAAACTGTAAAACCAGAATTTTGTATTGCAGTTACAGGTGAAGTTGTTTTAAGAGAAGCTCCAAATAAAAATATGGAGACAGGTCTTGTAGAACTTAAGTGTGAAAGTATAAAAATTCTTTCAGAATCAGATACTCCACCAATATATATTAAGGAAGATTTAGATGCAGCAGAAAATATAAGACTTAAATACAGATATTTAGATCTTAGAAGACCAGATATGCAAAGAATATTTATGATAAGAAACAGAACTACTAAGGCTGTTAGAGATTATCTAGATAATACTGGGTTCTTAGAAGTTGAAACACCAATGCTTACTAAGAGTACTCCAGAAGGCGCTAGAGATTACTTAGTACCATCAAGAAATTATCCAGGAATGTTTTATGCGTTACCACAATCACCACAAATATTCAAGCAATTATTAATGGTGTCAGGTTTTGATAAATACTATCAAATAGTAAAATGCTTCAGAGATGAAGATTTAAGAGCAAATAGACAACCAGAATTTACTCAAATAGATTTAGAAATGAGCTTTGTTGAAGAAGACGATGTTATGGCTTTAAATGAAGGGTTAGTAGCTCATGTGTTTAAAGAAGTAGCAGGAGTAGATGTTAAACTTCCAATTAGAAGAATGGAATTTAAAGAAGCTATGGAAAAATACGGTTCAGATAAACCAGATCTAAGATTTGGAATGGAAATTACAGATTTATCTGAAGTAGTAACTAATGTTGATTTTAAAGTGTTTAGTGATGCTTTAGCTAATGGAGGTTCTGTAAGAGCTCTTTGTGTAAAGGGTGGAGCTTCTATGGGTAGAAAGGATATAGATAGATTAGGTGAATTTGTTAAGACATTTAAGGCTAAAGGGTTAGCTTGGATAGCTCTTAAAGAAGAAGGAATAAAATCACCAATAGCTAAATTCTTAAAAGAAGAAGAAATGAATTCTATAATAGAAACTATGTCTGCAGAAACTGGAGATATAATCTTAATAGTTGCTGATAAAAATTCAGTAGTATTCCAAAGCTTAGGACAATTAAGATTAGAATTAGCTAAAAAGTTAGATTTAATTAAAGATAAGAATGAATTTAACTTCTGTTGGATTACGGAATTCCCATTATTTGAATATGATGAAGAAGAAGGAAGATATCATGCAGCACATCATCCATTTACATCACCAATGGATGAGGATTTAGATATGTTAGAAACTGATCCAGGTAAGGTTAGATCAAAAGCATATGATTTAGTATTAAATGGAGAAGAGTTAGGTGGAGGTTCAATAAGAATTCATAATTCAAAATTACAAGAAAGAATGTTTAAAGCATTAGGATTTACAGAAGAATCAGCTAAAGAAAGATTTGGATTCTTAATAGATGCATTTAAATTTGGCCCACCACCACATGGAGGATTGGCATTTGGATTAGATAGAATGATAATGTTCTTAGCTGGAACAGAAAACATAAAGGACGTTATAGCATTCCCTAAAAACCAAAATGCTTATTGCTACTTAAGTGAAGCACCAAATATAGTTGATGAAAAACAACTTGAAGAATTAGGTTTAGATATAAAAGTTAAAGAAGAAGAATAA
- a CDS encoding coproporphyrinogen III oxidase, translated as MEVKISLNDLKYRYDVYQMFNIYFPLHELKFVDDGEYIVNIDIENIEFKFKGFYNKIQISENIKEDIKRLIFLSLKELTGVHYPWGILVGIRPSKIALKYLQEGKSEDEIIEIFKVKHLASEEKAKLCIEVAKKEEKFVNKKEKNISVYIGMAFCPTRCFYCSFAANPIGGNKKLVPTYLESLTYEIREMKKYVESRKLNIETVYFGGGTPTSVNNEEFENIMKEIYNAFIQGKNVVEFTVECGRPDSITEEKLLTMKKYNTTRISINPQTMNDETLSMIGRGHTSSDVIEKFNLARELGFKDINMDMIIGLPGEGLKEAKHTANEILKLSPDSLTVHGLSLKRASILYENFILKKGIQIKEQVELASMYEESRTLAKELSLEPYYMYRQKNMVGNMENLGYSKVSKECIYNIQMIEDKQTIIALGADAVSKVVFLEENRIERFANIKDVREYTSRIKEMVEGKQKLLDSLYLK; from the coding sequence ATGGAAGTAAAAATATCATTAAATGATTTAAAATATAGATATGATGTTTATCAAATGTTTAATATTTATTTTCCTCTTCATGAACTTAAATTTGTAGATGATGGAGAATATATAGTAAATATAGATATTGAAAATATAGAATTTAAGTTTAAAGGGTTTTATAACAAAATACAAATTTCAGAAAATATAAAAGAAGATATAAAAAGATTAATTTTTTTAAGTTTAAAGGAGCTAACAGGGGTTCATTACCCATGGGGAATACTTGTGGGTATAAGACCTTCTAAAATAGCATTAAAATATCTTCAAGAAGGAAAAAGTGAAGACGAAATTATAGAAATATTTAAAGTGAAGCATTTAGCATCTGAAGAAAAAGCAAAGTTATGTATTGAGGTTGCAAAGAAAGAAGAAAAGTTTGTAAATAAGAAAGAAAAAAATATTTCAGTTTACATAGGAATGGCATTTTGTCCAACTAGATGTTTTTATTGTTCTTTTGCAGCAAATCCTATTGGTGGAAATAAAAAACTAGTTCCAACTTATTTAGAGTCTTTAACATATGAAATAAGAGAAATGAAAAAATATGTTGAATCAAGAAAACTTAATATAGAAACAGTTTATTTTGGAGGAGGAACTCCAACATCTGTTAATAACGAAGAATTTGAAAATATAATGAAAGAAATTTACAATGCTTTCATTCAAGGGAAAAATGTAGTAGAATTTACAGTGGAGTGTGGAAGACCTGATAGCATAACAGAAGAAAAGTTACTTACTATGAAGAAATATAATACTACAAGAATTAGTATAAATCCTCAAACAATGAATGATGAAACATTAAGTATGATTGGAAGAGGTCATACTTCAAGTGATGTAATTGAAAAATTTAATTTAGCTAGAGAATTAGGATTTAAAGATATAAATATGGATATGATTATAGGACTTCCAGGGGAAGGCTTGAAAGAAGCAAAGCATACAGCTAATGAAATTTTAAAACTTTCTCCAGATAGTTTAACAGTTCATGGCTTATCTTTAAAAAGAGCTTCAATACTTTATGAGAATTTTATTTTAAAGAAAGGAATTCAAATAAAGGAGCAAGTTGAACTAGCTTCTATGTATGAAGAAAGTAGAACTTTAGCTAAGGAATTAAGCTTAGAACCATATTATATGTATAGACAAAAAAATATGGTTGGAAATATGGAGAATTTAGGATATTCAAAAGTTTCAAAAGAATGTATATATAACATTCAAATGATTGAAGATAAGCAAACTATAATAGCACTTGGTGCAGATGCTGTATCAAAAGTTGTTTTTTTAGAGGAAAATAGAATTGAGCGATTTGCTAACATTAAAGACGTTAGAGAATATACATCAAGAATAAAAGAAATGGTAGAGGGAAAACAAAAATTATTAGATTCTCTTTACTTAAAATAG
- a CDS encoding MBL fold metallo-hydrolase, with product MIIKTIPAGSLQANCYIVMDEDTKEAVVMDPGGDSDWIIKTIESIGAKIKYILLTHAHADHDGGVVDLKKKYDVPVYMNKAEEEYMEKDNFVFGRIPKFYSFINDGDILKIGSLEIKCLHTPGHTKGGMCFLIEDKVFTGDTLFQGSIGRTDFSGGDFNEIIKSINDKLLVLPNNVEVYPGHGPKSTIIFEKMRNPFLA from the coding sequence ATGATAATAAAGACGATTCCAGCAGGTAGTTTACAAGCAAATTGTTATATAGTTATGGATGAAGATACTAAAGAAGCTGTGGTTATGGATCCAGGTGGAGATTCAGATTGGATAATAAAAACAATAGAGTCTATAGGTGCAAAAATAAAGTATATTTTATTAACTCACGCACATGCAGATCATGATGGTGGAGTAGTTGATTTAAAGAAAAAATATGATGTTCCTGTATACATGAATAAAGCAGAAGAGGAATATATGGAAAAAGACAATTTTGTTTTTGGAAGGATTCCTAAATTTTATAGTTTTATTAATGATGGAGATATATTGAAAATAGGATCTTTAGAAATAAAGTGTTTGCATACTCCAGGACATACAAAGGGTGGAATGTGTTTCTTAATAGAAGATAAGGTATTTACAGGAGATACTTTATTTCAAGGTTCAATAGGAAGAACGGATTTTTCAGGTGGAGACTTTAATGAAATAATAAAAAGTATAAATGATAAACTTTTAGTTCTTCCTAATAATGTAGAAGTATATCCAGGACATGGGCCTAAATCTACAATTATATTTGAAAAGATGAGAAACCCATTTTTAGCATAA